One window of the Mycobacterium sp. SVM_VP21 genome contains the following:
- a CDS encoding class II fumarate hydratase codes for MSEIEYRIEHDTMGEVRVPVTALWRAQTQRAVENFPISGRGLERTQIRALGLLKSACAQVNSDLGLLAPEKAAAIKAAAAEIADGRHDDQFPIDVFQTGSGTSSNMNTNEVIASIAAANGVTVHPNDDVNMSQSSNDTFPTATHIAATEAAVRHLIPALQVLHDALAAKATEWRTVVKSGRTHLMDAVPVTLGQEFSGYARQIEAGIERVRACLPRLGELAIGGTAVGTGLNAPDGFGAKVVEVLVKETGITELRTAANSFEAQAARDGLVEASGALRTIAVSLTKIANDIRWMGSGPLTGLAEIQLPDLQPGSSIMPGKVNPVLPEAVTQVAAQVIGNDAAIAWGGGNGAFELNVYIPMMARNMLESFTLLSNVSRLFAERCIVGLVANQEHLRELAESSPSIVTPLNSAIGYEEAAAVAKQALKERKTIRQTVIDRGLIGDKLSEAELDKRLDVLAMAKVKD; via the coding sequence ATGAGCGAGATCGAATACCGCATCGAACACGACACCATGGGCGAGGTCCGGGTGCCGGTGACCGCACTGTGGCGCGCGCAGACCCAGCGCGCGGTGGAGAACTTCCCGATCTCCGGGCGCGGCCTGGAACGCACCCAGATCCGGGCGCTCGGCCTGCTCAAGAGCGCCTGCGCGCAGGTGAACTCCGACCTGGGTCTGCTGGCCCCGGAGAAGGCCGCCGCCATTAAGGCCGCCGCCGCCGAGATCGCCGACGGCCGCCACGACGACCAGTTCCCCATCGACGTGTTCCAGACCGGCTCGGGAACCAGCTCGAACATGAACACCAACGAGGTGATCGCCTCGATCGCCGCCGCGAACGGCGTGACGGTGCACCCCAACGACGACGTGAACATGTCGCAGTCGTCCAACGACACTTTCCCGACCGCCACCCACATCGCGGCCACTGAAGCCGCGGTGCGCCACCTGATTCCGGCCCTGCAGGTGCTGCACGACGCGCTGGCCGCCAAGGCCACCGAGTGGCGCACGGTGGTGAAGTCCGGCCGCACCCACCTGATGGACGCCGTCCCGGTGACGCTGGGCCAAGAGTTCTCCGGTTACGCCCGCCAGATCGAGGCCGGCATAGAAAGGGTGCGCGCGTGCCTTCCCCGGCTGGGTGAGCTGGCGATCGGCGGCACCGCCGTCGGCACCGGGCTCAACGCCCCGGACGGCTTCGGCGCCAAGGTGGTCGAGGTACTGGTCAAAGAGACCGGGATCACCGAGCTGCGCACCGCGGCAAACTCGTTCGAGGCCCAGGCGGCACGCGACGGCCTGGTCGAGGCGTCCGGGGCGCTGCGCACCATCGCGGTGTCGCTGACCAAGATCGCCAACGACATCCGCTGGATGGGTTCGGGTCCGCTGACCGGGCTGGCCGAGATTCAGCTGCCGGACCTGCAGCCGGGCAGCTCCATCATGCCGGGCAAGGTGAATCCCGTTCTGCCCGAAGCCGTCACGCAGGTGGCGGCGCAGGTGATCGGCAACGACGCGGCGATCGCCTGGGGCGGCGGCAACGGCGCCTTCGAGCTCAACGTCTACATCCCGATGATGGCCCGCAACATGCTGGAGTCCTTCACGCTGCTGTCCAACGTCTCGCGGCTGTTCGCCGAGCGCTGCATCGTCGGGCTGGTCGCCAACCAGGAGCACCTGCGTGAGCTGGCCGAGTCCAGCCCGTCGATCGTGACGCCGCTGAACTCCGCGATCGGCTACGAAGAAGCCGCCGCGGTGGCCAAGCAGGCACTCAAGGAGCGCAAGACCATTCGCCAGACCGTGATCGACCGCGGCCTGATCGGCGACAAGCTGAGCGAGGCCGAGCTGGACAAGCGCCTGGACGTACTCGCCATGGCCAAGGTGAAGGACTAA
- the glpX gene encoding class II fructose-bisphosphatase yields MTGPTRREAPDRNLALELVRVTEAGAMASGRWVGRGDKEGGDGAAVDAMRELVNSVSMRGVVVIGEGEKDHAPMLYNGEEVGNGDGPDCDFAVDPVDGTTLMSKGMPNAISVLAVAERGAMFDPSAVFYMNKIAVGPEAADVLDITKPIADNIAAVAKVKGLSARDMTVCILDRPRHAQLIADARATGARIRLITDGDVAGAISACRPDSGTDMLAGIGGTPEGIIAAAAIRCMGGAIQAQLAPTDDAERQKALDAGYDLDAVLTTEDLVSGENVFFCATGVTDGDLLKGVRYYPGGCTTQSIVMRSKSGTVRMIEAYHRLSKLNEYSAVDFTGDSHAAYPLP; encoded by the coding sequence ATGACGGGACCCACGCGACGCGAAGCCCCAGACCGCAACCTGGCCTTGGAGCTGGTGCGGGTGACCGAGGCCGGTGCCATGGCATCCGGCCGCTGGGTGGGCCGCGGCGACAAGGAAGGCGGCGACGGCGCCGCCGTCGACGCGATGCGCGAGCTGGTGAACTCGGTGTCGATGCGCGGCGTGGTGGTGATCGGCGAGGGCGAGAAAGACCACGCGCCGATGCTCTACAACGGCGAAGAAGTGGGCAACGGCGACGGCCCCGACTGTGACTTCGCCGTCGACCCGGTCGACGGCACCACGCTGATGAGCAAGGGCATGCCCAACGCCATCTCGGTGCTGGCGGTGGCCGAGCGCGGTGCGATGTTCGACCCGTCGGCGGTGTTCTACATGAACAAGATCGCCGTCGGCCCGGAGGCCGCGGACGTCCTGGACATCACCAAGCCGATCGCGGACAACATCGCCGCAGTCGCCAAGGTCAAGGGCCTGTCCGCCCGTGACATGACGGTCTGCATCCTGGACCGGCCCCGGCACGCCCAGCTCATCGCCGACGCACGTGCCACCGGCGCCCGCATCCGGCTGATCACCGACGGTGACGTCGCCGGCGCCATCTCGGCGTGCCGGCCCGACTCGGGCACCGACATGCTGGCCGGGATCGGCGGAACCCCCGAGGGGATCATCGCCGCGGCCGCGATCCGCTGTATGGGCGGGGCGATCCAGGCCCAGCTGGCGCCCACCGATGACGCCGAGCGGCAGAAGGCCCTCGATGCCGGCTACGACTTGGACGCGGTGCTGACCACCGAAGACCTGGTCTCCGGGGAGAACGTGTTCTTCTGTGCCACCGGCGTCACCGACGGCGACCTGCTCAAGGGGGTTCGCTACTACCCCGGCGGCTGCACCACCCAGTCAATCGTGATGCGTTCCAAGTCCGGCACCGTCCGGATGATCGAGGCCTACCACCGGCTGTCGAAGCTCAACGAGTACTCGGCCGTCGACTTCACCGGCGACTCCCACGCCGCCTACCCCCTGCCCTGA
- a CDS encoding DUF4245 domain-containing protein: MTTEPQPAPKPAKPRILQDWRDMFWSIVPLVLACVALAGLAGTCAFRPGGITAGPVPSYDAAAALKADAQTLGFPVRLPQLPEGWQPNSGSRGSITDGRSDAKGQRLRAVTSRVGYVSPTGMYVSLTQSNADEVPLVASVSPGLHPTGSEDVDGTRWVVYQGDGDPVWTTRLAGKAGAAQLAISGSGGPELFRTLAAAVQSQAPLPATR; encoded by the coding sequence GTGACCACAGAGCCCCAACCGGCGCCCAAGCCTGCCAAACCCCGCATATTGCAGGACTGGCGTGACATGTTCTGGTCGATCGTGCCGCTGGTGTTGGCCTGCGTGGCGCTGGCCGGTCTGGCCGGGACGTGCGCGTTTCGGCCGGGTGGGATCACCGCCGGGCCGGTGCCGTCCTACGACGCCGCCGCCGCGCTGAAGGCCGATGCGCAGACCCTGGGGTTCCCGGTCCGACTGCCACAGCTGCCCGAGGGATGGCAGCCCAACTCCGGCTCCCGCGGCAGCATCACCGACGGGCGCAGCGACGCTAAAGGCCAGCGGTTGCGCGCGGTCACCTCGCGGGTGGGCTACGTCAGCCCGACCGGGATGTACGTCAGCCTGACGCAGAGCAACGCCGACGAGGTCCCGCTGGTCGCGTCCGTCAGTCCCGGACTACACCCGACCGGCAGCGAGGACGTGGACGGCACCCGCTGGGTGGTCTACCAAGGCGACGGCGACCCGGTGTGGACCACCCGGTTGGCCGGAAAGGCCGGCGCGGCCCAACTGGCGATCTCCGGCTCGGGTGGCCCTGAGCTGTTCCGGACTCTGGCGGCGGCGGTCCAGTCGCAGGCGCCGCTGCCGGCGACCCGGTAA
- a CDS encoding 2-polyprenyl-6-methoxyphenol hydroxylase-like oxidoreductase: MIGNHAIVLGGSMAGLLAARTLADFYTTVTVIERDTVDESALVRRGVPQGRHTHGLLMRGAMALEELFPGFLDQLVERGAVLNDGTDLSRLHFCMNGHVAVHSGTAPAFRAYNMTRPFLERHVRGRVVDLPNVSVLGGREAVDLCLTEAGRVCGVCVVDRTDNVAAEWPADLVVDATGRGSRTPALLERNGFAAPTDDEVRVDLLYASQLLRPPEAAVREYGLIVSPVPGRPTGVALAACENDTVFFTVFGMAGRHPPLDLEGMCKFVSAVTPPHILAAVRSAEPVSPVAQHRFPSSRWRRYDKLPRLPEGLVVVGDAVCSFNPIYAQGMTVAAMEALVLRDCLSHGEKDLPRRFFRAAAKPIRQAWQMAAGGDLSLPEIAGTPPLATRLLNGYLDRVLAAAEQDIDVFEQFIKVAWLVDQPSRLLRPGMIRRIAFRRRGVRLPEPAVPVRLG; the protein is encoded by the coding sequence GTGATCGGGAATCACGCGATCGTGTTGGGCGGAAGCATGGCCGGCCTGCTCGCGGCACGCACCCTGGCCGACTTCTATACGACGGTGACGGTGATCGAGCGAGACACCGTGGACGAGTCGGCGTTGGTTCGCCGCGGAGTGCCGCAGGGGCGGCACACCCACGGCCTGTTGATGCGCGGTGCGATGGCGCTGGAAGAACTGTTTCCCGGCTTCTTGGATCAACTCGTTGAGCGGGGCGCGGTCCTCAATGACGGCACGGACCTGTCGCGGCTGCATTTCTGCATGAACGGGCATGTGGCCGTCCATTCCGGCACCGCCCCGGCGTTTCGGGCCTACAACATGACGCGCCCGTTCCTCGAACGGCACGTTCGTGGTCGGGTCGTGGACCTGCCCAACGTCAGCGTGCTCGGTGGCCGTGAGGCAGTGGACCTCTGCCTCACCGAAGCGGGCCGGGTGTGCGGGGTGTGCGTCGTCGACCGCACCGACAACGTCGCCGCCGAGTGGCCAGCCGACCTGGTGGTGGACGCGACCGGGCGCGGTTCGCGGACTCCGGCGCTGTTGGAGCGGAACGGGTTTGCCGCGCCCACCGACGACGAGGTTCGCGTGGACCTGTTGTACGCCAGCCAGCTGCTGCGGCCACCCGAAGCTGCCGTGCGGGAATACGGTCTGATCGTGTCGCCGGTGCCGGGCCGCCCGACCGGTGTAGCGCTGGCCGCGTGCGAGAACGACACCGTCTTCTTCACCGTCTTCGGCATGGCGGGGCGTCATCCGCCACTCGACCTGGAGGGCATGTGCAAGTTCGTATCCGCCGTGACACCACCGCACATCCTGGCCGCGGTGCGCTCCGCGGAACCGGTGAGTCCGGTTGCCCAACATCGGTTTCCCTCCAGTCGTTGGCGTCGCTACGACAAGCTGCCTCGGCTACCGGAGGGGCTGGTGGTGGTCGGTGACGCGGTGTGTAGTTTCAACCCGATCTATGCGCAGGGTATGACGGTGGCGGCAATGGAAGCACTTGTGTTGCGCGACTGTCTATCCCACGGCGAAAAGGATCTGCCGCGGAGGTTTTTTCGGGCAGCGGCCAAGCCGATCCGGCAGGCATGGCAGATGGCCGCCGGTGGTGACTTGAGCTTGCCTGAGATCGCCGGAACTCCACCGCTTGCGACGCGGCTGCTCAACGGCTATCTGGACCGAGTGCTGGCGGCCGCCGAGCAAGACATCGATGTATTCGAGCAGTTCATCAAGGTTGCGTGGCTGGTCGACCAGCCGAGTCGGCTGCTGCGTCCCGGGATGATTCGTCGGATCGCCTTCAGGCGTCGTGGCGTGCGGCTTCCTGAACCAGCTGTACCCGTGAGGTTAGGTTGA
- a CDS encoding ISL3 family transposase, giving the protein MLSIPGATVTEVDIRDGAVIIGLRPTARLVSCPCGKRFRRFYDRRERRWRHLDLAGRRLWLVFKIRRVDCPDCGIVTEDLPWARPGARHTRDFEDIVLWLAQRTDRTSVATLMRCAWETVTAIIGRGVTELLDQRRLQRLYRIGVDEICYRHPHKYLTVIGDHDTGTVVDIQPGRSEQSLANFYATQSDSALAQIELVSMDVSRAYTGATTTAVPHAVICYDGFHIMQWINRALDRVFAESIRLPGYATADWKTARWALRTGENKLTDDKRALVNQIACTNRRIGRAWTLKEQARDLYRYDHEPGIARHLLKAWITAAKRSRIPAFVALSKRFQIYFEPILAAIELGISNALIEGINAKIRLINARGYGHHSAQTLTAMIYLCLGGLQVKLPTRT; this is encoded by the coding sequence ATGCTGTCCATCCCCGGAGCCACGGTCACCGAAGTAGACATCCGCGATGGCGCCGTCATCATCGGACTGCGCCCGACGGCGCGACTGGTGAGCTGCCCGTGCGGCAAACGATTCCGGCGTTTCTACGATCGCCGCGAGCGACGGTGGCGACACCTCGATCTGGCCGGCCGACGACTGTGGCTGGTCTTCAAGATCCGACGGGTGGACTGCCCGGACTGTGGGATCGTCACCGAGGATCTGCCGTGGGCCCGTCCCGGTGCGCGGCACACCCGCGACTTCGAAGACATCGTGCTGTGGCTGGCCCAACGCACCGACCGCACCTCGGTGGCCACGCTGATGCGTTGCGCCTGGGAAACCGTCACCGCGATCATCGGCCGCGGGGTCACCGAGTTGCTCGATCAGCGTCGCTTGCAGAGGCTCTACCGCATCGGTGTCGATGAGATCTGCTATCGCCACCCGCATAAGTATCTGACCGTCATCGGGGATCACGACACGGGCACTGTCGTGGACATCCAGCCCGGGCGCAGCGAACAATCGCTGGCCAATTTCTATGCCACCCAATCGGATTCAGCACTGGCACAGATCGAACTGGTCAGCATGGATGTCTCCCGCGCCTACACCGGCGCCACCACCACCGCAGTCCCGCACGCAGTCATCTGCTACGACGGGTTCCACATCATGCAATGGATCAACCGCGCCCTGGACCGCGTCTTCGCCGAATCGATCCGCCTGCCCGGATACGCCACCGCAGACTGGAAAACCGCCCGCTGGGCGCTACGCACCGGAGAGAACAAACTCACCGATGACAAACGCGCTCTGGTCAACCAGATCGCGTGCACCAACCGGCGTATCGGCCGGGCCTGGACCCTCAAAGAACAAGCGCGCGACCTCTACCGCTACGACCACGAACCCGGTATCGCCCGCCACCTACTCAAAGCCTGGATCACCGCGGCCAAGCGTTCCCGCATCCCCGCGTTCGTCGCCCTGAGCAAACGCTTCCAGATCTACTTCGAACCCATCCTGGCCGCCATCGAACTCGGCATCTCCAACGCACTCATCGAAGGCATCAACGCCAAAATCCGCCTCATCAACGCCCGCGGCTACGGCCACCACTCCGCCCAAACCCTGACCGCAATGATCTACCTCTGCCTCGGCGGACTGCAGGTCAAACTACCCACAAGAACCTGA
- a CDS encoding maleylpyruvate isomerase N-terminal domain-containing protein: MTVDRVAAFSRERSAVLSFCSGLSEAQWHADSAAAGWRVRDVVAHLGASCKTLFTPAAITVLTTRDIERANDRPVDSRRDWSVHRVLAEYDRWSAWTLRAAAIIAATPPRALRTRLGELGSFRMDLVLPGALVFDHHVHLRHDIAPAVGLTAPTTDAQRMTVVVEWMLAVLANQLKATPPSWLSGPITLELHGAGGGRWQIDPNGSLTVHDGTCRDEAGAIRSDVNTFPSWATTRTDWHSAGLELTGDLEQVTRLLGSINIV, encoded by the coding sequence ATGACGGTCGACCGCGTCGCGGCGTTCTCCCGCGAACGTTCGGCCGTGCTGAGTTTCTGCAGCGGACTCTCCGAAGCGCAGTGGCACGCCGACAGTGCGGCCGCCGGGTGGCGCGTGCGCGATGTCGTCGCCCACCTGGGTGCCAGCTGCAAGACGCTATTCACACCCGCTGCCATCACCGTGCTCACCACACGCGATATCGAGCGGGCCAACGACCGCCCGGTCGATTCCCGACGTGATTGGTCGGTCCATCGCGTGCTCGCCGAGTACGACAGGTGGAGCGCCTGGACCCTACGGGCCGCCGCGATCATCGCCGCGACGCCGCCCCGGGCACTGCGCACGCGTCTGGGTGAACTCGGTTCGTTCAGAATGGATCTCGTCCTGCCCGGGGCGTTGGTCTTCGACCACCACGTTCACCTGCGCCACGACATCGCACCCGCTGTCGGACTCACCGCGCCCACCACCGACGCACAGCGCATGACCGTCGTCGTGGAATGGATGCTGGCCGTGCTTGCAAACCAACTCAAGGCGACACCCCCATCCTGGCTCAGCGGCCCGATCACTCTCGAACTACACGGCGCCGGAGGCGGCCGCTGGCAGATCGACCCCAACGGATCGCTTACCGTTCACGACGGCACATGCCGCGACGAAGCCGGCGCCATTCGCAGCGACGTCAACACCTTCCCATCGTGGGCAACCACCCGGACCGACTGGCACAGCGCCGGGCTGGAACTCACCGGCGACCTCGAACAAGTCACCCGCTTGCTCGGCTCAATCAACATCGTCTGA
- a CDS encoding SDR family oxidoreductase produces the protein MAKLNLRDAVVVITGGARGIGEQTAIAFAQQGARVVIGDIDESAARLTADRIGRGTVGLGLDVSSESSFRSFIGTIEDQAGPIEVLVNNAGIMAVGSFTDTKLATVRATLDINLWGVMLGCHLVLPTMVARSHGQVINIASALGRLAGGGVAAYSASKFGVVGFTHALQQELRGTGVTASVVLPGVVRTDLSSGVSERGVPVSDPSTVAAAVVETSVKARPETTVPKSAGGLIRTLAMLPPRLQQPLLRAVDYGRAMHDVDTEQRAGYRDRLAKTIDARNDGPTEIPEGEAAR, from the coding sequence ATGGCCAAACTCAACCTCCGCGATGCCGTCGTGGTCATTACCGGCGGAGCCCGCGGGATCGGTGAGCAGACCGCGATCGCGTTCGCCCAGCAGGGAGCGCGGGTCGTCATCGGCGACATCGACGAATCCGCGGCAAGGCTGACTGCCGACAGGATCGGTCGCGGCACAGTGGGCCTGGGTCTGGACGTGTCATCGGAGAGCTCGTTTCGGAGTTTCATCGGCACGATCGAAGACCAGGCAGGGCCCATCGAGGTGTTGGTCAACAACGCGGGGATCATGGCGGTCGGGTCTTTCACCGACACCAAGCTGGCCACTGTTCGCGCGACGCTCGACATCAACCTCTGGGGCGTCATGCTCGGCTGCCACCTGGTGTTGCCGACAATGGTGGCGCGGAGTCACGGACAGGTCATCAACATCGCCTCGGCGCTGGGACGCCTCGCCGGCGGCGGTGTGGCCGCCTACAGCGCCAGCAAGTTCGGTGTCGTCGGTTTCACCCACGCCCTTCAGCAGGAGTTACGGGGCACCGGCGTGACGGCCTCCGTCGTGCTGCCGGGAGTGGTCCGCACCGATCTCTCCAGTGGGGTCTCCGAGCGCGGAGTGCCGGTATCTGATCCCTCGACAGTCGCCGCGGCCGTCGTCGAGACGAGCGTCAAAGCCAGGCCGGAGACCACAGTTCCCAAGTCGGCGGGCGGCCTGATCCGGACCCTGGCCATGCTGCCGCCACGTCTGCAACAACCGCTATTGCGCGCGGTCGACTACGGCCGCGCGATGCACGACGTCGATACCGAACAACGTGCCGGCTATCGCGACCGGCTCGCCAAGACCATCGACGCACGCAACGACGGCCCCACCGAGATCCCGGAAGGGGAAGCAGCCCGATGA
- a CDS encoding TetR/AcrR family transcriptional regulator, producing the protein MTSSARRHRDPARRAELLAAAADCFSRRGFDDVSMDDIAASAGVTKGLLFYYFGSKRQCYLAVIADFHQQLRDYAQTHTADLSGHDLTAALLDRYLEFAVNAEPAYRLIMGGGLGADPEVQAFIASNRAQYRALFTQMVLPGQAEPPALRVALEGFLSFMEGATLDWLNHRNISREALHRLIMAVTPAIPLAAVAADATLKPTPIT; encoded by the coding sequence GTGACCAGCAGCGCTCGCCGCCATCGCGATCCCGCCCGACGGGCAGAGTTGTTGGCCGCGGCGGCGGACTGCTTCTCGCGCCGCGGATTCGATGACGTGTCGATGGACGACATCGCCGCCAGCGCCGGCGTCACCAAGGGCCTGCTCTTCTACTACTTCGGATCCAAACGGCAGTGCTATCTCGCCGTCATCGCAGACTTCCACCAGCAACTGCGCGACTACGCACAAACACACACCGCCGACCTGTCCGGCCACGACCTCACCGCGGCGCTACTCGACCGCTACCTGGAGTTCGCCGTCAATGCCGAGCCGGCCTACCGACTCATCATGGGCGGGGGCCTCGGCGCCGACCCCGAGGTGCAGGCCTTCATCGCGTCAAATCGCGCCCAGTACCGCGCGCTGTTCACCCAGATGGTGCTCCCCGGCCAGGCAGAGCCACCCGCGCTGCGCGTAGCCCTCGAGGGATTCCTGAGTTTCATGGAAGGCGCCACCCTCGACTGGCTCAATCACCGCAACATCAGCCGAGAAGCACTGCACCGCTTGATCATGGCCGTCACCCCGGCCATCCCCCTGGCAGCCGTTGCCGCCGACGCGACCCTCAAACCCACACCCATCACCTGA
- a CDS encoding SDR family oxidoreductase: MTVLVTGGSSGIGRAVAERWGALGHDVIINYHAKNEAAQEAAAAVESAGGRAHLIKADVGTQLGVDAVAAAVKEVTESIDLYVHCAALAVPGGPLDIDPERLAHAISVNATSMISMVQGLLPVLQRGSSVIYISSRGARSYVPSYVALGPSKALGEALIRYLAVELAPRGIRANTVAAGPVDTPAFRTMFGDRAQSRLDAAAAANPSGRGVTLIDVVRAVEQLASPDSAMVQGQTLMVDGGLYL; encoded by the coding sequence ATGACAGTCCTGGTCACCGGTGGTTCGTCCGGTATCGGACGTGCCGTCGCTGAGCGCTGGGGTGCGCTGGGGCACGATGTGATCATCAACTACCACGCGAAGAACGAGGCTGCGCAAGAGGCTGCCGCCGCAGTCGAAAGTGCAGGCGGCCGAGCGCATCTGATCAAGGCCGACGTCGGCACGCAACTCGGCGTCGACGCGGTGGCGGCCGCGGTGAAAGAAGTCACCGAGTCCATCGACCTCTACGTGCACTGTGCAGCTCTGGCAGTCCCCGGCGGACCCCTGGACATCGATCCTGAACGCTTGGCGCACGCCATCTCGGTCAACGCCACCTCGATGATTTCCATGGTTCAGGGTCTACTCCCGGTCCTTCAACGCGGCAGCAGTGTGATCTACATCAGCAGTCGCGGAGCCCGCAGTTACGTACCGTCCTATGTTGCACTCGGCCCCTCCAAAGCGTTGGGGGAGGCGCTGATCCGATACCTGGCTGTGGAGCTCGCACCGCGCGGAATCCGGGCGAACACAGTTGCGGCAGGCCCCGTGGACACCCCCGCCTTCCGCACGATGTTCGGAGATCGGGCGCAGAGCCGACTCGACGCCGCGGCGGCAGCCAATCCGAGCGGTCGTGGTGTGACACTGATCGACGTGGTTCGCGCAGTAGAACAACTTGCCTCACCCGACTCCGCAATGGTGCAGGGACAGACGCTGATGGTCGACGGGGGGCTCTACCTGTGA
- a CDS encoding EthD family reductase, translating into MYKLIACWSAPRSEDIEAFEKHYTEVHAPAAAAVPNLVRLVLTRTASGLEGDRPAFYRVAEMHFDSPEALHASEQSPEWAAMRTDAGAIAARFGVSLEVGIGTEVEAHVRPS; encoded by the coding sequence TTGTACAAACTTATCGCCTGCTGGTCGGCGCCCCGCTCCGAGGACATCGAGGCCTTCGAGAAGCACTACACGGAGGTGCATGCGCCTGCTGCCGCGGCCGTGCCGAATCTGGTCCGTTTGGTCCTCACGCGGACCGCAAGCGGCCTGGAGGGCGACCGACCGGCGTTCTACCGCGTCGCAGAGATGCACTTCGACTCGCCTGAGGCTCTGCATGCCAGCGAACAATCGCCGGAGTGGGCAGCGATGCGAACTGACGCTGGAGCCATAGCGGCACGCTTTGGGGTCAGCCTGGAAGTCGGCATCGGCACCGAGGTCGAAGCACACGTGCGGCCGTCATGA
- a CDS encoding long-chain-fatty-acid--CoA ligase: protein MSDVQLGLMMDFPLTTQHFLWRMRNVHPTTGIVSVTDGDGTCSGSSFAEAAHRSLALAASLARFGVRPGDRIGTFAFNSAAHLEAYLGVMSMGAVLHTINVRVHDSQLVWMVNHAQDRVIFVDADLTGRFLPLLSQMPSVHAVVIIGEVPRTIDVPSGVQAMAFDDFASADPADYRFPDLDERAAAALCYTSGTTGDPKGVLYSHRSIAIHALIMTGSDVFAVRNDDTVLATVPMFHAMGWGLPFVSIISGARLVMPGRHLDPRSLHRVIRDEDVTWSSGVPTVWTDLLRYVSTAEEDAAPSDLKSLRKLILGGAQVPGDLIRRFANEVGTTVVSGWGMTEIFPGATVANVDSRKTDGENFARQATAGRVSPFYEIRLVDDEGTVVPHDGVSRGEIEVRGPAVASDYFRLGDSAAEEFDHGWLRTGDIGTVSPDGWVTVVDRSKDMIKSGGEWISSADLESALLEHPSIHEAAVVGRPDLRWSERPYAFVVAEPELCLTELRTFLEERVPSWWVPDQTEVTPSLPRTSTGKVDKKQLRDAVAVGR, encoded by the coding sequence ATGAGCGACGTTCAGCTTGGCCTCATGATGGATTTCCCGCTCACCACGCAGCACTTCCTCTGGCGTATGCGCAATGTGCACCCAACGACTGGCATCGTGTCCGTCACTGACGGTGACGGTACTTGCTCCGGCAGTTCGTTTGCCGAAGCTGCACACCGCAGCCTCGCGCTCGCCGCATCGCTTGCCCGTTTCGGCGTGCGACCCGGCGACCGGATCGGGACATTCGCCTTCAACAGCGCGGCCCATCTCGAGGCGTACCTCGGGGTGATGTCGATGGGTGCAGTGCTACACACCATCAACGTGCGAGTCCACGACAGTCAACTGGTGTGGATGGTGAACCACGCGCAGGACCGGGTCATCTTTGTCGACGCCGATTTGACCGGACGGTTCCTTCCGCTGCTGAGCCAGATGCCGAGCGTCCACGCCGTCGTCATCATCGGTGAGGTCCCGCGCACGATCGACGTCCCGAGTGGGGTCCAGGCGATGGCATTCGACGACTTCGCCAGTGCCGACCCCGCGGACTACCGGTTTCCCGATCTCGACGAGCGGGCGGCTGCGGCTCTCTGCTACACCTCCGGCACGACCGGTGACCCCAAGGGCGTGCTGTATAGCCACCGCTCGATCGCGATACATGCGTTGATCATGACCGGCAGCGACGTCTTCGCTGTCCGAAACGACGACACGGTTCTGGCCACAGTTCCCATGTTTCATGCAATGGGATGGGGTCTTCCGTTTGTTTCGATCATCAGCGGTGCAAGACTGGTCATGCCGGGCCGACACCTCGACCCGCGCAGTCTCCATCGTGTGATCCGCGACGAAGACGTGACATGGTCCAGTGGTGTCCCCACGGTGTGGACGGATCTTCTCAGGTATGTCAGTACTGCGGAGGAAGACGCAGCCCCATCGGACTTGAAGTCCCTAAGGAAGCTGATCCTCGGGGGAGCCCAGGTGCCGGGCGATCTCATCCGCCGTTTTGCGAATGAAGTTGGTACCACCGTCGTGTCCGGCTGGGGGATGACCGAGATCTTCCCGGGTGCCACCGTAGCGAACGTCGACTCGCGCAAGACCGACGGGGAGAACTTCGCCAGGCAGGCTACCGCCGGCCGGGTGAGCCCGTTCTATGAGATCAGATTGGTCGACGACGAAGGGACCGTTGTGCCCCATGACGGTGTGAGCCGAGGCGAGATCGAGGTACGCGGCCCTGCGGTTGCCTCCGATTACTTCCGTCTCGGAGACTCTGCCGCGGAAGAGTTCGACCACGGCTGGCTGCGGACCGGTGACATCGGCACCGTCAGCCCCGACGGTTGGGTCACCGTGGTGGACCGCTCCAAAGACATGATCAAGTCTGGGGGAGAATGGATTTCATCCGCTGACCTCGAATCCGCGCTCCTCGAACACCCGTCGATTCATGAGGCAGCAGTAGTCGGTCGGCCCGATCTCCGTTGGAGCGAGCGGCCGTACGCATTTGTGGTAGCAGAGCCAGAACTCTGCCTCACAGAGCTTCGCACCTTCCTAGAAGAACGGGTACCTAGCTGGTGGGTTCCCGACCAGACCGAGGTCACACCGTCTTTGCCGAGGACCTCGACAGGAAAAGTCGACAAGAAGCAACTCCGCGACGCCGTTGCGGTAGGCCGGTAA